A single genomic interval of Buteo buteo chromosome 20, bButBut1.hap1.1, whole genome shotgun sequence harbors:
- the FOXQ1 gene encoding forkhead box protein Q1 yields the protein MKLEVFSQHYEDKLSAGSDQEGSGSLSPAPAESELGSDGDCAANSPGGGAGAPGHPPPPPPPPAPQQQPPPPPQQPPPAAESAKGKPYTRRPKPPYSYIALIAMAIRDSAGGRLTLAEINDYLMSRFPFFRGAYTGWRNSVRHNLSLNDCFVKVLRDPARPWGKDNYWMLNPSSEYTFADGVFRRRRKRLSRAAPPPQPARPAAAAAPPPPPPPPPPPPPPPPPPQEAAGAGAASPRGSPRCCCASSPCNCAPGASAKEAAGGGAAAAAAGGGAKFSSSFAIENLLRRPAGPRAAPQPPHGRLLWPAPPAPPHLLPGLYPLLPYPPAAQPPPAAAAFYGGGLLQLCAYGLGEPPPLLLGGGRQALARGEPAAERPRAPVFAGVIAKGGRGPPPGSPLYRPLRLAGPLQPAAGGSASLQPYAVETPLA from the coding sequence atgaaGCTGGAGGTGTTCTCGCAGCACTACGAGGACAAGCTGAGCGCCGGCAGCGACCAGGAAGGCAGCGGCTCCCTCTCCCCGGCGCCGGCCGAGAGCGAGCTGGGCTCGGACGGCGACTGCGCCGCCAACagcccgggcggcggggccggggctccgGGGcaccccccgccgcctccgccgccccccgccccgcagcagcagccgccgccgccgcctcagcagccgccgccggcggccgagAGCGCCAAGGGGAAGCCCTACACGCGGCGGCCAAAGCCGCCCTACTCGTACATCGCGCTGATCGCCATGGCCATCCGCGACTCGGCCGGCGGCCGCCTGACCCTGGCCGAGATCAACGACTACCTGATGAGCCGCTTCCCCTTCTTCCGCGGCGCCTACACCGGCTGGCGCAACTCCGTGCGCCACAACCTCTCCCTCAACGACTGCTTCGTCAAGGTGCTGCGCGACCCGGCGCGGCCCTGGGGCAAGGACAACTACTGGATGCTCAACCCCAGCAGCGAATACACCTTCGCCGACGGCGTCTTCCGTCGCCGCCGCAAGCGCCTCAgccgcgccgctccgccgccgcagcccgcccgccccgccgccgccgccgccccgccgccaccgcctccacctcctcctccaccgccgccgccgccgccgccgccgcaggaGGCGGCCGGAGCGGGCGCCGCGTCCCCCCGCGGTTCCCCGCGGTGCTGCTGCGCCTCCTCGCCCTGCAACTGCGCGCCGGGCGCCTCCGCCAAagaggcggcgggcggcggggcggcggcggcggcggcgggcggcggagccAAGTTCTCCAGCTCCTTCGCCATCGAGAACCTCCtccggcggccggcggggccccgcgccgccccgcagCCGCCGCACGGCCGCCTCCTCTGGCCGGCGCCGCCCGCGCCCCCGCACCTGCTGCCCGGCCTCTACCCGCTGCTCCCCTACCCACCTGCCGCCcagcccccgcccgccgccgccgctttcTACGGCGGCggcctcctgcagctctgcgCCTACGGGCTGGGcgagccgccgccgctgctgctggggggcGGGCGGCAAGCGCTGGCCCGCGGCGAgccggcggcggagcggccGCGGGCGCCGGTCTTCGCCGGCGTGATCGCTaagggcgggcgggggccgccGCCCGGTTCCCCGCTCTACAGGCCCCTCCGGTTGGCCGGGCCGCTgcagccggcggcggggggctcgGCCTCCTTGCAGCCGTACGCCGTGGAGACCCCCTTGGCTTAA